One window of the Prinia subflava isolate CZ2003 ecotype Zambia chromosome 1, Cam_Psub_1.2, whole genome shotgun sequence genome contains the following:
- the AGR2 gene encoding anterior gradient protein 2 homolog: MEKGYVSVFLLLMAISCALAKDVGKKDSKDTTAKPKLPQTLSRGWGDQLIWTQTYEEALFRAKHSQKPLMIIHHLEDCPHSQALKKVFAEHKDIQKLAEKFILLNLVYETTDKNLAPDGQYVPRILFIDPSLTVRADITGRYSNRLYAYEPSDISLLYSNMQKALKLLKTEL; encoded by the exons ATGGAGAAGGGTTACGTGTCCGTGTTCCTGCTGCTCATGGCCATCTCCTGTGCTCTGGCAAAGGATGTAGGCAAGAAGGATTCAAAGGACACTACTGCTAAGCCAAAACTGCCTCAGACGCTCTccagag GCTGGGGAGACCAGCTCATCTGGACGCAGACCTACGAGGAGGCGCTTTTCCGGGCCAAGCACAG CCAGAAACCCCTGATGATTATCCACCACTTGGAAGACTGCCCGCACAGCCAAG CCCTCAAGAAGGTCTTTGCTGAACACAAGGATATACAGAAACTGGCTGAAAAATTCATTCTCCTGAACCTAGTC TATGAAACCACAGACAAGAATCTTGCCCCTGATGGCCAGTACGTCCCTCGGATTTTGTTCATAG ATCCTTCCCTGACTGTGAGAGCAGATATTACTGGAAGATACTCAAACCGTCTCTATGCATATGAGCCCTCTGACATTTCATTGT TGTATTCAAATATGCAGAAAGCGCTGAAGCTCCTGAAGACTGAACTGTAA
- the TSPAN13 gene encoding tetraspanin-13 isoform X2, giving the protein MACGGFACSKNCLCALNLLYTLVSLLLIGIAAWGIGFGLISSFRVVGVVIAVGVFLFFIALVGLIGAVKHHQVLLFFYMIILLLVFIVQFSVSCACLALNEEQQSELLEVGWSNTNSARTDIERNLNCCGFRVFYANETCAADCLRTLHCRPCAPIMEEYSGMVLRFVGGIGLFFSFTEILGVWLTYRYRNQKDPRANPSAFI; this is encoded by the exons CTGGTGAGCCTGCTGCTGATTGGAATTGCAGCATGGGGAATTGGCTTCGGCCTCATCTCTAGTTTCAGAGTTGTTGGAGTGGTAATTGCAGTAGGAGTCTTCCTCTTCTTTATTGCCTTAGTTGGATTGATTGGTGCAGTGAAACATCATCAAGTATTGCTATTCTTT TACATGATTATTCTTCTGCTAGTGTTTATTGTCCAGTTTTCTGTCTCCTGTGCATGTTTGGCACTAAATGAGGAACAGCAG AGTGAACTTCTGGAGGTGGGATGGAGTAACACCAACAGCGCAAGAACAGATATTGAGAGAAATCTGAACTGTTGTGGATTCAGAGTATTTTATGCGAATGAAACCTGCGCTGCT GATTGTCTTAGAACTCTCCACTGTAGACCATGTGCACCGATAATGGAAGAATATTCTGGAATGGTGCTGAGGTTTGTCGGAGGGATAGGACTCTTCTTCAGTTTCACAGAG attctggGAGTCTGGCTGACTTACAGATACAGGAACCAAAAGGATCCCCGTGCAAACCCTAGTGCATTTATTTGA